In the Nocardioides marmotae genome, GGGCTCAGTGCGCCAGGCCGCGGCTGCGCGTGACCAGCGGCGGCTGGGAGGACCAGGGGAAGTCGATCCAGCGCTCGGTGCGCCGCCAGACGTACTCGGGGTGGACCACGGTCCACGGCTTCTCGTAGATCACCACCGACCGGGCCTCGAGCACGTGGTCGGCGCAGTACTCCTGGACGACCCGGAGGGTCTTGCCGGTGTCGGCGACGTCGTCGGCGATGAGCACCTTGAGCCCGGACAGGTCGACCGCCTCGGGCGTGGGTGGGAGCATCACCGGCATCTCCAGCCGGGTGTCGACGCCGGTGTAGAACTCCACGTTGATCGCGGAGAGGTTCTTCACGTCCAGCGCGTAGCCCAGGCCCATCCCGAGGCCGAGGCCGCCGCGGGCGATGGAGAGGACCAGGTCCGGCTCGTACCCGTCGTCGACCACCTGCTGGGCCAGCTCGCGCACCGCGGTGCCGAACAGCTCATAGGTCAGGACCTCGCGCTCGCGCTCGTCTGCCACGCGGCCATTCTGCCCGGCCTCCACGGGCGGGTGCCGGTCGCACGTCGAAGCTCAGTCGAGGTCCGGGTCCTCCGGGAGCACGTCGTCGTCCCGCCCGGCTTGGGCGAGCTCCTCGCGGACCACGGCGAAGGCCAGCCCGCCGCCGTACCCCTTGCGGGCGAGCATCCCGACCAGCCGCCGGGTGGCGGTGGCGTCGTCGACCCGGGAGAGCGAGCGCAGCTTCTTGCGCACCAGTGCCCGGGCCGCCTCCTCCTCGTCGGCGGGATCGATCTCGTCGAGCGCCTCGCGGGCGACCTCGTCGGCCACGCCCTTGCGGCGCAGCTCCTGGGCCAGCGCCCGGCGGGCGAGCCCCTTCCCCGGCTGCCGGCTGGCGATCCAGGCCCGGGCGAACGCCTCGTCGTCGACGAGGCCGACCTCCTCGAACCGGTCGAGCAGGCGTTCGGCGAGCTCCGCCGGGACGTCCTTGGCCTCGAGCTTGTCGGCCAGCTGCTTGCGCGAGCGGGCCTGGCCGGTCAGCTGGTCGAGCAGGATCTTGCGGGCGACGGCCTCGGGGTCGGCCGGGGGCCCGGCTGCGACCGGGTCCTCGGGCGGCGGCGTCGACCGGCCGCGGCGGCTGCCGGAGCGACCACCCGGACGGCCCCCGGAACGACCGCCGGAACGGCCGCCGGAGCGGCTGCCGGCGCCCCTCCCGACCCCGGTCCGGGACGGGCGCGGTGCGTCGTCCTCGACCGCGGGAGTGGCCGGGGTGGCCGCGCGCTGGGTCCACGCGTCCACCCCGTCGGCGACGTCACCGAGCCACGACGGCGGCGGTCGGTCGTCACGGAAGTCGGGCATCGGCCCTCCTCACCGGTCCCGTCGGGATCAGAAGTCCTCCACGCCGACCGGCTGGGCCGGCTCGGCCTCGGCATCGACGGTCGGGCCGACCCCGAGCTTCTCGAGGATCTTCTTCTCCAGCTCGTTGGCGAGGTCGGGGTTGTCGCGCAGGAAGTTCCGCGCGTTCTCCTTGCCCTGGCCGAGCTGGTCGCCCTCGTAGGTGTACCAAGCGCCAGCCTTGCGGACGAGGCCCGACTCGACGCCGACGTCGATCAGGCCACCCTCGCGGCTGATGCCCTTGCCGTACATGATGTCGAACTCGGCCTGCTTGAACGGCGGGGCCACCTTGTTCTTCACGACCTTGACCCGGGTCCGGTTGCCGACCATGTCGGTGCCGTCCTTGAGGGTCTCGATGCGGCGCACGTCGAGGCGGACCGAGGAGTAGAACTTCAGCGCGCGACCACCGGTCGTGGTCTCGGGCGAGCCGAACATCACGCCGATCTTCTCGCGCAGCTGGTTGATGAAGATCGCGGTGGTCTTGGAGTTGTTCAGCGCACCGGTCATCTTGCGCAGCGCCTGGCTCATCAGGCGCGCCTGGAGGCCGACGTGGCTGTCGCCCATCTCGCCCTCGATCTCGGCCCGCGGCACCAGCGCGGCCACCGAGTCGATGACGATCAGGGACAGCGCGCCCGAGCGGATCAGCATGTCGGCGATCTCCAGCGCCTGCTCACCGGAGTCGGGCTGGGAGACAAGGAGGGCGTCGGTGTCGACGCCGAGGTTCTTGGCGTAGTCCGGGTCGAGCGCGTGCTCGGCGTCGATGAACGCCACGATGCCGCCGTCGCGCTGGGCGCTGGCCACGGCGTGCAGGGCGACGGTCGTCTTGCCGGAGGACTCCGGCCCGTAGATCTCGACCACCCGGCCGCGCGGCAGACCGCCGAGGCCGAGGGCGATGTCCAGGGCGATCGCCCCGGTCGGGATCACCTCGAGGGGCGCGCGCGTCTCGTCGCCGAGCCGCATCACCGAGCCCTTGCCGAACTGCTTCTCGATGTTCGCAAGCGCACTGTCGAGGGCCTTGTCGCGGTCACCAGCCATGGTGGTCTTCCTTGTCTCTCGTCGGGTAGCAGGCACATCGACGACGCTAGGACGAGCCACCGACAACGCCTGGTCAGCGTGTCGCTCGTGTGGACCACCTCGGCCCGCGCCGTGCCTGTGGAGAGAACCTAGCCCGAACACGTGTTCGATCCACATCGACACGCCGACCGGCGGCTCACCGGTGCCGCGCGCGCCCCCGCACGAGGCTCGCGACCACCACGGCCGCCACCACCAGGCCGGCCAGCACCGCCCACCCGGTCGTGTAGTCGCGGTCGAGCAGCGTCGGGTTGTCCGCTCGCGCACCGAAGCGGCCGAGCACCGGCACGGCGAGCAGGGTGAGCGACCCGAGCACCACCAGGCCGACCGCCGCAGGCGCCCGCGCCGGGCCCGGCAACCACCGGCTGGCGAGGAGCCCCAGCACGAGCACCACCGGCACGAGCACCGCGTCGTGCACGAGCACCCCGGTGACCAGCCAGGTGGCCACGTCGACGAGGTCGGACTCGCGGCCCACCAGCAACCACGCGCCGTACGACGCGAGCGCGAGGCCGAGGGCGCCGAGCAGGAGGCGGGCGATCACGCGAGCACCTCGAGCCGGTCGAGCCACTTGGTCTGGAGCACGCCGGGCCGGTTGGGCGCGATGAGCCGCGCCGGGTGGCCGTGGTCGAGGGCCAGCGGCTCCCCGCCGAGGGCGAGCGCGACGAGCGTGCGGTCGTCGTCGGCGAACCGGGCCTGCAGCACGGTCGTGCGGTAGGGCCCGGACCGCTGCAGGGAGCGGACCACGACGTCGCTCCCCCGCGGCGCACCGACCTCGTCGAGCAGGTCGCGCACCCGCACCCCGGTCCAGGTCCCCGAGGCGCTCCAGCCCTCCACGCACGCGATCGGGAGCTCCTCGGTGCGCTGCTCCAGCGCGAGCAGGTCCGCCCGCGTGAGGCGGACCGAGCGGGCGCCGTGCACGACGGTGAGCGCCCAGCCCGGGGCGGTCGCCGTCCCGGTCACGCCCGCGGCGGCCGCGGACGTGTTGATCGGCAGGCCCTGCGGGCCGTCGCCCGAGCGGACGCCCAGCACCGAGACCCGCCGCAGCCACGGGACGGTGGAGCCGGCGGTCGCCAGCACCGCCACCCCGGCGGCGAGCCAGGTCGCGCGCAGCAGGCCGCGACGCGACAGGGATGCGGAGCGTGCGGGCGGGTCGTCGTCGAGCGGGCGGCGCAGCGCGTCGCGGACGACGGGGAGCTTGACCGCGACGTGGAGCACCAGCGCGCCGATGGCCACCCAGGCGACGGCGTAGTGGGTGGTGCGGAAGGAGAACGACCACGGGTACCACTGGCTGGCGTTGGCCAGCCCGGTCACCAGCATGAAGACCGCGGAGGCGACCAGCACGAGCACCGAGAGCCGCTCCAGGGCGGTGAGCGCCAGGTGGCGCAGGTCGAGGCGCGCCGGACGCTGGAACAGCCGGGGGTAGACGGTCCACAGCTTGACCAGCAGCAGCGGCACGGCGGCGGTGCCGGTGACCACGTGCAGGCCCTGGGTGAGGCGGTAGCCCCAGGCCGGGCTCGTCGGGAACGGCACCGGTTGGGAGGGCTGCTGGGCGTAGTGGCTGAGCAGCCCGGTCAGGAAGCACACGGCGAAGCACACGCCCAGCGCGGGCCCGACCCGGGAGGCGAGGGCCGGGCCGTGCAGCGGGGAGGTGAAGTCCTCCGACCGCGGCGCCCTCACGTGCGCGAGGGTCTCAGGACGGCGACCCAGCGGCCGCCGTGCTCGACGGTCTCCTGCACCCGCAGGCCGGCGGCGCCGGCGACCGGCCCGACGTCGTCGAGGCCGAGCACGGCCCAGCGGAAGGGCCGGCTCAGGGTGCCGTCGCACTGCAGCCGGGCCCACCCCGAGGTGGGCCGCACGCCGGGGCCGGCCACCTCGACCACGACCCGCCCGTCGTCCAGGAGCAGGCCCGCGGCGCGGGCGAGCAGTGCCTGCGGGTCGCCGCCGATGCCGACGTTCCCGTCGGCCAGCAGGGCGGTGCCCCACCGACCCTCCCCCGGCAGCCGGTCGGCGAGCACGTCGCGGCGCAGCGCCGCCACCCCGCGGTCCCGGGTCTGCCCGACCGCCTCGTGGACGACGTCGATGCCGAGCACGTCGTGGCCCATCGCGGCCAGGGCCGCGGCCATCCGGCCCGGCCCGCACCCGATGTCGAGGGTCGCCCCCACGCAGTGGCCGAGGATCTCCCGGTCGTGCTGGTCGGCCTCGGCGGTCCAGGACGCCACCGGCAGCGGCTGGGGCGCGTCCCCGAGCCCGAGCACCGCGCACGGCTCGCCGCGCAGCGCGTGGGAGAAGACGGTGGAGAACGACTCGTCGGGCGGGCTCACCGCCGCACCTCCCGCCAGGTGTGGGCGAAGCGGGAGTCGGGGGCCTGCGCGGCGACCGCCTCGGCGTCGGCCAGCGTGTCGACGTCGCGCAGCACCGCGGCCGGCGCCACCGGAACGCCGACGCCCGCCAGCGCCGCCCGCGTGTCGTCGTACGTCGTCGGGGTGGACATCTCCACCCGTCCCAGCGCGGCGGCGGCCGCGGGGTCGCGCAGGCCGAGCACCCACCAGCCGCCGTCCTCGGCCGGGCCCAGCACGCCGGGGTGGGACTCCAGGCAGGTGACGACGTCGAGCAGCAGGGCGGGGGTCAGCTGCGGGGTGTCCATGCCGACCTGGACGACCGGGCCGGGGCCCTCGCCGTGGGCATGCACCAGCCGCTCGGCGAAGCCGGCGCCGACCTGCGGCGTGACCCGCCACCCCGCGGCCATCCGCCGGACCCGCTCGCCGTGGACGGCGTCGTCGAGGTCGCCGGCCACCGCGAGGTGGCAGCGGGCGGGGCCGACGGCGTCGGCGCAGGCGGCGAGGGTGTCGAGGAGCGAGGCGGCGGCGACCTCCGCGGCGGCCTCGTCGCCGATGTCCACCGCCAGCCGGGTCTTCACCCGGCCGGGGACGGGGGCCTTGGCCACGACGAGCACGCGGGTCATCTCTCGAGCACCTTCCAGAAGTCTCGCGCGGCACGCACGGTGCCGCGGACCGAGCCGGACACCTTCGACCGGGTGCCCTCGGCACGGGGGTGGTAGGTGACGTCGCGTTCGGACACCCGCCAGCCCGCGAGCGCCACCTTCTGCAGCAGCTCCACGGGGTAGCCGAAGCGACGGTCCTCGACGCCCAACGACAGGAGTTCGGCGCGGCCGGAGACCCGGATGGGTGCGATGTCGTGGACCTCGATGCCGATCCGGCGGCGCAGCCAGGCGAGGATCACCGCGTTGCCGGCGCGGGCGTGCCAGGGCCACACGCCGCGCTCCACCGGCCGGCGCCGGCCCACGGCCATGTCGAAGCGGCCCGAGCGGACGTCCTCGAGCAGCGGCAGCAGCTCGGCGGGGTCGAAGGACCCGTCCCCGTCCATGAACGCGACGTGGTCGTGGGTCGCTGCGAGGAGTCCGGCGTGCACCGCCGCCCCGTACCCCGGGACCGGCTCCCGCAGGACCCGCGCCCCCAGCCGACGGGCCACCTCGGCGGTGTCGTCGCTCGACCCGTTGTCGACCACGATGACCGCGAACTCCTCCGGGACCAGGGGCAGCAGCGCCGCCAGGGCGGGGGCTTCGTCGCGGCAGGGCAGGACCAGGTCGCAGACGGGCATGCCCAGAAACCTAGGCGGCGGGGCCACACCCGGCCCGCCGCTCGGCCGGCGGCACCCACCCGTCCGTAGGGTCGGGCCCATGACCGCGACCCGCCGCGCCGGCCTCGGCCTGCTCGCCGCGGTGGTGTTGCTCGCGGTCGCCTTCGCGGTCCCGCAGCTCGCGGACTGGGAGGTCTGGCCGCGGGCGCCGCGCTCGATGTCGGACCTCGCGATCCCGCCGCTGCACGGGCTGTGGGACCCCAAGCTGTTCGGCCCCGGCACGCTGCCCGCGGTCGCGCTCGCCCTGCTCGGGTGGAGGTACGCCGCCGGGCTGGCCGCCCGGCTGCCGTGGCGGCGCCTGCTCGCGGCGGCGTACGTCGCCGCGCTGGCGTGGATGCTGGCGCTCGCGCTGGTCGACGGCGAGCCCGGGCTGACCCGCGTGCTCGGCAACGACGTGGAGTACCTCCAGACCGCCCGGGAGGTCGACGACGTCGGCGAGCTGGTGCGCACCTACGTCGACCGGATCCCGTTGTCCGCGGCGCCGGACAACTGGCCGACCCACGTCGCGGGCCACCCGCCGCTGGCGCTGCTGTTCTTCGTCGGCCTGGTCCGCGTCGGGCTCGGCGGCGACCTGGCCGCGGCGCTGGTCGTCGTGGTGCTCGCCGCGGCGACCGCTCCCCTGGTGCTGGCCACCGTGCGGGTCCTGGGCGCCGAGGCGGCCGCGCGCCGGGCGGCGCCGTTCCTGGTGCTCACCCCCGCCGCGGTGTTCATGGCGGTCTCCGCCGACGCCCTCTTCGGGGCGGTCGCAGCCGCGGGCCTGCTGTGCCTGGCGCTGGGGGCGACCCGCGGGCCGACCAGCGCGCGCGCCGGCGCCGGGTGGTCGGTGCTCGCCGGGCTCCTGCTGGGCTGCTGCGTGATGCTGTCCTACGGGCTGGGCCTGCTCGGGTTCCTCGCGGTGGCGGTCCTGGTCGCCGGACGGTCGTGGTGGCCGCTGCCGGTGGCGGGCACGGCGGCGCTGGTGGTGGTGCTCGGGTTCGCGGCGGGCGGGTTCGCGTGGTGGGAGGCCTACCCGGTCCTGCACGACCGGTACTGGGAGGGCATCGCGGCCGACCGCCCGGCGTCGTACTGGATGTGGGGGAACCTCGCCGCGCTCATCGTCTGCAGCGGCCCGCTCCTGGGCGCCGGGCTCGCGGTCCTCGGCCGTGCCGCGTGGCGCGCCGAGCGGGTCGTCGTCCTGCTCGCGGGCGCGGCGGCGCTGGCGGTCGCCGCGGCGGACCTGTCGCGGATGAGCAAGGCCGAGGTGGAGCGGATCTGGCTGCCGTTCGTGCCGTGGCTGCTGCTGACCACCGCGCTGCTGCCCGAGCGGTGGCGCCGGTGGGGGCTGGCGCTCCAGCTGGTCTTCGCGCTGGTCGTCCAGCACCTGCTCTACACGAGCTGGTGAGGCCGACTTCTCAGGGAAGTCACGCACATACCGGGGCAAATCTCCCCTGATATGTGCAGGGGTCACCGGTGAACCGGGGACCCCTGCACACCGCTCAGGCCCGCAGCGGCGCGGTCGCGAACGCCGGCAGCCCGTCGCAGGGACGCACCTGCGCGCTGAAGCCGAGCTCCGCGCGGGCCCGGTCGGGCGAGGCGACGACGTGGCGCACGTCGCCGAGGCGGTAGCCACCCGTCACCTCGGGCTCGATCCGCCGGCCCGACGCCTCACCGGTCCCTTCGGCGACCAACAGGGCGACGTCGAGGATGGTGACCGGCTCGCCGGAGCAGACGTTGTACGCCGCGAACCGGCCGGTCCCCTCGCCGGTGACCGCGTCGAGGGCCGCGAGGTTGGCGCGGGCGACGTCGTCGACGTGGACGAAGTCGCGGGCCTGGCCGCCGTCCTCGAAGACCTGCGGCGCCTCGCCCCGCTCGAGGGACGAGCGGAACATCGCGGCCACCCCGGAGTACGGCGTGTCCCGCGGCATGCCGGGCCCGTAGACGTTGTGGTAGCGCAGCGCCACGGCGGCCGCGTCGGCCTGCCGGACCCACGCGGCCGCGTAGTGCTCCTGGGCGAGCTTGCTGGCGGCGTACGCGCTGCGCGGGTCCAGCCGCGCGTCCTCCTCGACGGTCTCCCACGACAGGGGGCGACCGCAGGTGGCGCAGTGGTTCTCGAAGTCGCCGGCGTCGAGCGCCTCGCGGCGCCGGGGCGGCGGGACCTGGACGCCGTGCTCGACGCAGGCGTAGCGGCCCTCGCCGTAGACGACCATCGAGGAGGCCAGGACGAGCCGGTCGACGCCGGCCTCGTGCATGGCGGCGAGCAGGGCGGCGGTGCCGAGGTCGTTGTGCGCGGCGTAGTGCGGCAGGTCGGAGACCCTCACGCCGGCCCCGACGAGCGCGGACTGGTGGCAGACGACGTCGATGCCGCGCAGCAGGTCGGGCCACGCCGCGGCGTCGCGCACGTCGAGGTGGTGGGTGCCCGCAGGCGGCTCCGCGGCGCCGTGGGCGTTCTCGAGCATCACGTCGACCCGGACGACCTCGTCGCCGCGCTCCTCCAGCCGGCGGGCGACGGTGGCGCCGATGAAGCCCGCCGAGCCGGTGAGCAGCACCCGCATCACGGCACCTCGTGGGTCAGCTCGACACCGTCGGCCCAGGTGC is a window encoding:
- a CDS encoding class I SAM-dependent methyltransferase — translated: MSPPDESFSTVFSHALRGEPCAVLGLGDAPQPLPVASWTAEADQHDREILGHCVGATLDIGCGPGRMAAALAAMGHDVLGIDVVHEAVGQTRDRGVAALRRDVLADRLPGEGRWGTALLADGNVGIGGDPQALLARAAGLLLDDGRVVVEVAGPGVRPTSGWARLQCDGTLSRPFRWAVLGLDDVGPVAGAAGLRVQETVEHGGRWVAVLRPSRT
- a CDS encoding phosphoribosyltransferase, with translation MADEREREVLTYELFGTAVRELAQQVVDDGYEPDLVLSIARGGLGLGMGLGYALDVKNLSAINVEFYTGVDTRLEMPVMLPPTPEAVDLSGLKVLIADDVADTGKTLRVVQEYCADHVLEARSVVIYEKPWTVVHPEYVWRRTERWIDFPWSSQPPLVTRSRGLAH
- a CDS encoding molybdopterin-dependent oxidoreductase, with the translated sequence MRAPRSEDFTSPLHGPALASRVGPALGVCFAVCFLTGLLSHYAQQPSQPVPFPTSPAWGYRLTQGLHVVTGTAAVPLLLVKLWTVYPRLFQRPARLDLRHLALTALERLSVLVLVASAVFMLVTGLANASQWYPWSFSFRTTHYAVAWVAIGALVLHVAVKLPVVRDALRRPLDDDPPARSASLSRRGLLRATWLAAGVAVLATAGSTVPWLRRVSVLGVRSGDGPQGLPINTSAAAAGVTGTATAPGWALTVVHGARSVRLTRADLLALEQRTEELPIACVEGWSASGTWTGVRVRDLLDEVGAPRGSDVVVRSLQRSGPYRTTVLQARFADDDRTLVALALGGEPLALDHGHPARLIAPNRPGVLQTKWLDRLEVLA
- a CDS encoding regulatory protein RecX, yielding MPDFRDDRPPPSWLGDVADGVDAWTQRAATPATPAVEDDAPRPSRTGVGRGAGSRSGGRSGGRSGGRPGGRSGSRRGRSTPPPEDPVAAGPPADPEAVARKILLDQLTGQARSRKQLADKLEAKDVPAELAERLLDRFEEVGLVDDEAFARAWIASRQPGKGLARRALAQELRRKGVADEVAREALDEIDPADEEEAARALVRKKLRSLSRVDDATATRRLVGMLARKGYGGGLAFAVVREELAQAGRDDDVLPEDPDLD
- a CDS encoding NAD-dependent epimerase/dehydratase family protein gives rise to the protein MRVLLTGSAGFIGATVARRLEERGDEVVRVDVMLENAHGAAEPPAGTHHLDVRDAAAWPDLLRGIDVVCHQSALVGAGVRVSDLPHYAAHNDLGTAALLAAMHEAGVDRLVLASSMVVYGEGRYACVEHGVQVPPPRRREALDAGDFENHCATCGRPLSWETVEEDARLDPRSAYAASKLAQEHYAAAWVRQADAAAVALRYHNVYGPGMPRDTPYSGVAAMFRSSLERGEAPQVFEDGGQARDFVHVDDVARANLAALDAVTGEGTGRFAAYNVCSGEPVTILDVALLVAEGTGEASGRRIEPEVTGGYRLGDVRHVVASPDRARAELGFSAQVRPCDGLPAFATAPLRA
- a CDS encoding TIGR04282 family arsenosugar biosynthesis glycosyltransferase, with protein sequence MTRVLVVAKAPVPGRVKTRLAVDIGDEAAAEVAAASLLDTLAACADAVGPARCHLAVAGDLDDAVHGERVRRMAAGWRVTPQVGAGFAERLVHAHGEGPGPVVQVGMDTPQLTPALLLDVVTCLESHPGVLGPAEDGGWWVLGLRDPAAAAALGRVEMSTPTTYDDTRAALAGVGVPVAPAAVLRDVDTLADAEAVAAQAPDSRFAHTWREVRR
- a CDS encoding glycosyltransferase family 2 protein, producing MPVCDLVLPCRDEAPALAALLPLVPEEFAVIVVDNGSSDDTAEVARRLGARVLREPVPGYGAAVHAGLLAATHDHVAFMDGDGSFDPAELLPLLEDVRSGRFDMAVGRRRPVERGVWPWHARAGNAVILAWLRRRIGIEVHDIAPIRVSGRAELLSLGVEDRRFGYPVELLQKVALAGWRVSERDVTYHPRAEGTRSKVSGSVRGTVRAARDFWKVLER
- the recA gene encoding recombinase RecA: MAGDRDKALDSALANIEKQFGKGSVMRLGDETRAPLEVIPTGAIALDIALGLGGLPRGRVVEIYGPESSGKTTVALHAVASAQRDGGIVAFIDAEHALDPDYAKNLGVDTDALLVSQPDSGEQALEIADMLIRSGALSLIVIDSVAALVPRAEIEGEMGDSHVGLQARLMSQALRKMTGALNNSKTTAIFINQLREKIGVMFGSPETTTGGRALKFYSSVRLDVRRIETLKDGTDMVGNRTRVKVVKNKVAPPFKQAEFDIMYGKGISREGGLIDVGVESGLVRKAGAWYTYEGDQLGQGKENARNFLRDNPDLANELEKKILEKLGVGPTVDAEAEPAQPVGVEDF